One region of Chanodichthys erythropterus isolate Z2021 chromosome 19, ASM2448905v1, whole genome shotgun sequence genomic DNA includes:
- the LOC137007965 gene encoding poly [ADP-ribose] polymerase tankyrase-2 isoform X6, with product MSVRRFSGLMESSGSAEPSRELFEACRSGDLERVKKLVCPENVNSRDTAGRKSTPLHFAAGFGRRDVVDYLLQNGADVHACDDGGLISLHNACSFGHAEVVNLLLQHGADANSRDNWNYTPLHEAAIKGKIDVCIVLLQHGAEPTIRNTDGRTALDLAEASTKAVLTGEYRKDELLESARSGNEEKLMSLLTPLNVNCHASDGRKSTPLHLAAGYNRVKTVQLLLQHGADVHAKDKGDLVPLHNACSYGHYEVAELLVKHGACVNAMDLWQFTPLHEAASKNRVEVCSLLLSYGADPTFLNCHNKSAMDLAPTALLKERLAYEFRGHALLQAAREADMARFKKHLSLETINFKHPLTQETALHCASTSPYPKRKQICELLLRKGANVNEKNKDFLTPLHLAAEKSHNDIIEVLVKHEAKVNAVDNLGQTALHRAAHCGHLQTCRMLLSAGCDPLITSLQGFSPSQLANESIQEILQARFFLFLEGAFTGNSDTDRQLLEASKSGDLEVVKKLCTLQNVNCRDVEGRQSTPLHFAAGYNRVAVVEYLLQHGADVHAKDKGGLVPLHNACSYGHYEVAELLVIHGAVVNVADLWKFTPLHEAAAKGKYEICKLLLQHGADPTKKNRDGNTPLDLVKDEDTDIQDLLRGDAALLDASKKGCLARVKKLCTPDNVNCRDTQGRHSTPLHLAAGYNNLEVAEYLLQHGAEVNSQDKGGLIPLHNAASYGADDVRALLTAAMPPSALPACYKPQVISVSTSVGVVPSSPTPLSSNSGMDGQSGTFPEMTTLLPPSGAEGAVGIEAKEEGLAVELSISQFLHNLSLKHLLEIFDREQITLDVLVEMGHKELKEIGINAYGHRHKIIKGVERLISGPQSLNPYLTLNTTNSGTILIDLSPDDKEFQSVEEEMQSTIREHRDGGHAGGIFNRYNIVKIYSSVQRGKVQSHYRFWGNSQTKRAQLFEQLIGY from the exons ATGTCGGTCCGGCGCTTCTCGGGGCTCATGGAGAGCTCCGGGTCTGCCGAGCCGAGCAGGGAGTTGTTCGAGGCCTGCAGGAGCGGAGACCTGGAGCGGGTGAAGAAGCTTGTGTGCCCGGAGAATGTGAACAGCAGGGACACGGCGGGCAGGAAATCCACCCCGCTGCACTTCGCTGCGG GTTTTGGCCGTAGAGATGTGGTGGACTACCTCCTCCAGAACGGTGCTGACGTGCACGCCTGCGATGATGGTGGTCTCATCTCGCTGCACAACGCCTGCTCTTTTGGTCACGCCGAGGTCGTCAACCTGCTTCTGCAACATGGGGCTGATGCCAACTCCAGAGACAACTGGAATTACACCCCACTCCACGAGGCTGCCATCAAGGGCAAGATTGACGTCTGCATTG TTTTACTGCAACATGGTGCTGAGCCAACGATCCGAAACACCGATGGAAGGACCGCGCTTGACCTGGCTGAAGCCTCCACCAAAGCTGTACTGACCG GTGAATATAGAAAGGATGAACTCCTCGAGAGCGCAAG AAGTGGAAATGAAGAAAAACTGATGAGCCTCCTCACACCATTAAATGTGAACTGTCATGCTAGTGACGGAAGGAAG TCCACCCCTCTGCATCTGGCTGCTGGTTATAATCGTGTGAAGACAGTACAGCTGTTGTTGCAGCATGGAGCCGATGTGCACGCTAAAGACAAAGG TGATCTGGTGCCTCTTCATAATGCCTGTTCATACGGTCACTATGAGGTAGCTGAGTTGCTCGTAAAG CATGGAGCATGTGTCAACGCTATGGACCTGTGGCAGTTCACACCTTTGCACGAGGCAGCCTCGAAAAACAGAGTGGAGGTCTGTTCTCTCCTGCTCAGCTACGGGGCCGACCCCACCTTCCTCAACTGCCACAACAAGAGCGCGATGGACCTGGCCCCGACCGCCCTGCTGAAAGAGCGTCTGGCGT ACGAGTTCAGAGGTCACGCTTTGCTGCAGGCGGCACGTGAGGCGGACATGGCCCGCTTTAAAAAACACCTCTCTCTTGAAACCATCAACTTCAAACATCCTCTAACCCAAGAGACAGCTCTA CATTGTGCCTCCACATCACCCTATCCCAAGAGGAAACAGATCTGTGAATTGCTGCTCAGAAAAGGAGCCAATGTCAATGAGAAGAATAAAGA CTTCCTCACACCACTGCATCTTGCCGCGGAGAAGTCCCACAATGACATCATCGAGGTGTTGGTGAAACATGAGGCAAAA GTGAATGCGGTAGATAACCTGGGTCAGACGGCGCTGCACCGCGCGGCTCACTGCGGCCATCTGCAGACCTGTCGCATGCTCCTGAGTGCTGGATGTGACCCGCTCATCACCTCCCTACAGGGCTTCTCACCCTCCCAGCTCGCCAATGAAAGCATTCAGGAGATACTGCAAG cgagattttttttatttctagaaGGAGCATTTACAGGCAActcagatacagacagacagctgTTAGAAGCCTCCAAATCAGGAGATCTGGAAGTAGTGAAG AAGCTCTGTACTCTTCAGAACGTGAACTGTAGAGATGTCGAGGGAAGGCAGTCCACACCCCTGCACTTTGCGGCGGGGTACAACCGTGTAGCTGTGGTGGAGTATCTGCTGCAGCACGGAGCCGATGTGCATGCTAAAGACAAGGG TGGCCTGGTCCCCTTGCACAACGCCTGTTCCTATGGACATTACGAGGTCGCTGAGCTCCTCGTCATTCATGGTGCTGTGGTTAATGTGGCCGACCTGTGGAAATTCACCCCGCTGCATGAGGCAGCTGCCAAAGGCAAATATGAGATCTGCAAACTGCTGCTTCAG CATGGTGCTGACCCGACCAAAAAGAATCGTGATGGAAACACCCCTCTAGACTTGGTGAAGGATGAAGACACAGACATTCAGGATCTGCTCAGGGGTGACGCAGCACTGCTGGACGCCTCTAAGAAAGGCTGCTTAGCTCGCGTTAAAAAGCTATGCACTCCAGACAACGTGAACTGTCGAGACACGCAGGGACGTCACTCCACCCCACTGCACCTCGCAG CTGGCTATAATAATCTGGAGGTGGCTGAATATCTGCTGCAACACGGGGCAGAGGTGAACTCTCAGGACAAAGGTGGTCTCATTCCTCTACACAACGCTGCATCTTACGGA GCGGACGATGTTCGAGCACTCCTCACAGCAGCCATGCCCCCCTCTGCGCTGCCAGCATGCTATAAGCCTCAGGTTATCAGCGTCTCGACATCTGTGGGAGTCGTGCCGTCGAGTCCCACACCACTCTCTTCAAACTCTGGTATGGATGGTCAGTCCGGGACCTTCCCTGAGATGACCACACTTCTGCCGCCTTCTGGAGCCGAAGGGGCCGTAGGCATAGAGGCGAAAGAGGAGG GTCTAGCTGTAGAGTTGAGTATCAGCCAATTCCTTCATAACCTGAGCTTGAAACATTTGCTGGAGATCTTTGACAGAGAGCAG ATAACTCTGGACGTCCTGGTGGAAATGGGACACAAGGAGCTAAAGGAGATCGGTATCAACGCTTACGGCCACAGACATAAGATCATCAAAGGAGTGGAGAGACTTATTAGTGGACCTCAGA GTTTAAACCCTTACTTGACCCTGAACACGACCAACAGTGGAACAATACTGATAGATCTGTCTCCAGACGACAAGGAGTTTCAGTCTGTTGAGGAGGAG ATGCAAAGCACAATAAGGGAACACAGGGATGGTGGCCATGCAGGTGGAATTTTCAACAGATACAACATTGTGAAG ATATACTCATCAGTTCAAAGAGGAAAGGTGCAGTCACATTACAGATTTTGGGGAAATTCGCAGACAAAAAG ggcacagctgtttgagcagctcattggctactga
- the LOC137007965 gene encoding poly [ADP-ribose] polymerase tankyrase-2 isoform X7, whose product MSVRRFSGLMESSGSAEPSRELFEACRSGDLERVKKLVCPENVNSRDTAGRKSTPLHFAAGFGRRDVVDYLLQNGADVHACDDGGLISLHNACSFGHAEVVNLLLQHGADANSRDNWNYTPLHEAAIKGKIDVCIVLLQHGAEPTIRNTDGRTALDLAEASTKAVLTGEYRKDELLESARSGNEEKLMSLLTPLNVNCHASDGRKSTPLHLAAGYNRVKTVQLLLQHGADVHAKDKGDLVPLHNACSYGHYEVAELLVKHGACVNAMDLWQFTPLHEAASKNRVEVCSLLLSYGADPTFLNCHNKSAMDLAPTALLKERLAYEFRGHALLQAAREADMARFKKHLSLETINFKHPLTQETALHCASTSPYPKRKQICELLLRKGANVNEKNKDFLTPLHLAAEKSHNDIIEVLVKHEAKVNAVDNLGQTALHRAAHCGHLQTCRMLLSAGCDPLITSLQGFSPSQLANESIQEILQARFFLFLEGAFTGNSDTDRQLLEASKSGDLEVVKKLCTLQNVNCRDVEGRQSTPLHFAAGYNRVAVVEYLLQHGADVHAKDKGGLVPLHNACSYGHYEVAELLVIHGAVVNVADLWKFTPLHEAAAKGKYEICKLLLQHGADPTKKNRDGNTPLDLVKDEDTDIQDLLRGDAALLDASKKGCLARVKKLCTPDNVNCRDTQGRHSTPLHLAAGYNNLEVAEYLLQHGAEVNSQDKGGLIPLHNAASYGADDVRALLTAAMPPSALPACYKPQVISVSTSVGVVPSSPTPLSSNSGMDGQSGTFPEMTTLLPPSGAEGAVGIEAKEEGLAVELSISQFLHNLSLKHLLEIFDREQITLDVLVEMGHKELKEIGINAYGHRHKIIKGVERLISGPQSLNPYLTLNTTNSGTILIDLSPDDKEFQSVEEEMQSTIREHRDGGHAGGIFNRYNIVKGTAV is encoded by the exons ATGTCGGTCCGGCGCTTCTCGGGGCTCATGGAGAGCTCCGGGTCTGCCGAGCCGAGCAGGGAGTTGTTCGAGGCCTGCAGGAGCGGAGACCTGGAGCGGGTGAAGAAGCTTGTGTGCCCGGAGAATGTGAACAGCAGGGACACGGCGGGCAGGAAATCCACCCCGCTGCACTTCGCTGCGG GTTTTGGCCGTAGAGATGTGGTGGACTACCTCCTCCAGAACGGTGCTGACGTGCACGCCTGCGATGATGGTGGTCTCATCTCGCTGCACAACGCCTGCTCTTTTGGTCACGCCGAGGTCGTCAACCTGCTTCTGCAACATGGGGCTGATGCCAACTCCAGAGACAACTGGAATTACACCCCACTCCACGAGGCTGCCATCAAGGGCAAGATTGACGTCTGCATTG TTTTACTGCAACATGGTGCTGAGCCAACGATCCGAAACACCGATGGAAGGACCGCGCTTGACCTGGCTGAAGCCTCCACCAAAGCTGTACTGACCG GTGAATATAGAAAGGATGAACTCCTCGAGAGCGCAAG AAGTGGAAATGAAGAAAAACTGATGAGCCTCCTCACACCATTAAATGTGAACTGTCATGCTAGTGACGGAAGGAAG TCCACCCCTCTGCATCTGGCTGCTGGTTATAATCGTGTGAAGACAGTACAGCTGTTGTTGCAGCATGGAGCCGATGTGCACGCTAAAGACAAAGG TGATCTGGTGCCTCTTCATAATGCCTGTTCATACGGTCACTATGAGGTAGCTGAGTTGCTCGTAAAG CATGGAGCATGTGTCAACGCTATGGACCTGTGGCAGTTCACACCTTTGCACGAGGCAGCCTCGAAAAACAGAGTGGAGGTCTGTTCTCTCCTGCTCAGCTACGGGGCCGACCCCACCTTCCTCAACTGCCACAACAAGAGCGCGATGGACCTGGCCCCGACCGCCCTGCTGAAAGAGCGTCTGGCGT ACGAGTTCAGAGGTCACGCTTTGCTGCAGGCGGCACGTGAGGCGGACATGGCCCGCTTTAAAAAACACCTCTCTCTTGAAACCATCAACTTCAAACATCCTCTAACCCAAGAGACAGCTCTA CATTGTGCCTCCACATCACCCTATCCCAAGAGGAAACAGATCTGTGAATTGCTGCTCAGAAAAGGAGCCAATGTCAATGAGAAGAATAAAGA CTTCCTCACACCACTGCATCTTGCCGCGGAGAAGTCCCACAATGACATCATCGAGGTGTTGGTGAAACATGAGGCAAAA GTGAATGCGGTAGATAACCTGGGTCAGACGGCGCTGCACCGCGCGGCTCACTGCGGCCATCTGCAGACCTGTCGCATGCTCCTGAGTGCTGGATGTGACCCGCTCATCACCTCCCTACAGGGCTTCTCACCCTCCCAGCTCGCCAATGAAAGCATTCAGGAGATACTGCAAG cgagattttttttatttctagaaGGAGCATTTACAGGCAActcagatacagacagacagctgTTAGAAGCCTCCAAATCAGGAGATCTGGAAGTAGTGAAG AAGCTCTGTACTCTTCAGAACGTGAACTGTAGAGATGTCGAGGGAAGGCAGTCCACACCCCTGCACTTTGCGGCGGGGTACAACCGTGTAGCTGTGGTGGAGTATCTGCTGCAGCACGGAGCCGATGTGCATGCTAAAGACAAGGG TGGCCTGGTCCCCTTGCACAACGCCTGTTCCTATGGACATTACGAGGTCGCTGAGCTCCTCGTCATTCATGGTGCTGTGGTTAATGTGGCCGACCTGTGGAAATTCACCCCGCTGCATGAGGCAGCTGCCAAAGGCAAATATGAGATCTGCAAACTGCTGCTTCAG CATGGTGCTGACCCGACCAAAAAGAATCGTGATGGAAACACCCCTCTAGACTTGGTGAAGGATGAAGACACAGACATTCAGGATCTGCTCAGGGGTGACGCAGCACTGCTGGACGCCTCTAAGAAAGGCTGCTTAGCTCGCGTTAAAAAGCTATGCACTCCAGACAACGTGAACTGTCGAGACACGCAGGGACGTCACTCCACCCCACTGCACCTCGCAG CTGGCTATAATAATCTGGAGGTGGCTGAATATCTGCTGCAACACGGGGCAGAGGTGAACTCTCAGGACAAAGGTGGTCTCATTCCTCTACACAACGCTGCATCTTACGGA GCGGACGATGTTCGAGCACTCCTCACAGCAGCCATGCCCCCCTCTGCGCTGCCAGCATGCTATAAGCCTCAGGTTATCAGCGTCTCGACATCTGTGGGAGTCGTGCCGTCGAGTCCCACACCACTCTCTTCAAACTCTGGTATGGATGGTCAGTCCGGGACCTTCCCTGAGATGACCACACTTCTGCCGCCTTCTGGAGCCGAAGGGGCCGTAGGCATAGAGGCGAAAGAGGAGG GTCTAGCTGTAGAGTTGAGTATCAGCCAATTCCTTCATAACCTGAGCTTGAAACATTTGCTGGAGATCTTTGACAGAGAGCAG ATAACTCTGGACGTCCTGGTGGAAATGGGACACAAGGAGCTAAAGGAGATCGGTATCAACGCTTACGGCCACAGACATAAGATCATCAAAGGAGTGGAGAGACTTATTAGTGGACCTCAGA GTTTAAACCCTTACTTGACCCTGAACACGACCAACAGTGGAACAATACTGATAGATCTGTCTCCAGACGACAAGGAGTTTCAGTCTGTTGAGGAGGAG ATGCAAAGCACAATAAGGGAACACAGGGATGGTGGCCATGCAGGTGGAATTTTCAACAGATACAACATTGTGAAG ggcacagctgtttga